The genomic window AATTTGATGGAAATCGCCGGTCTTAACGTCGGTAACTACGTCGTCGGTAAATTGTTTGGCGACGAGCAGGTGAAAATCAACCGTGCCGCGGCGGACGTCAATGTGAATAACGGCCTGGCGCAGCCGCGGCTATTCCTGTTCGACACGGAAAACGCGGTCATTCATGTTGACGGCACCACCAACCTGAGTACCGAACGGCTGGATTTGTCGATCAATCCCGACAGTAAAGGGGCGCGATACCGCCGCCGGGTCGGTCAATGGCCGTTCAGAATGGCGCAACTATGATCCTGGATTTCTTCGACCGAGCCGACATTGCGGTGCAGCAGACTGCGCTGGCTGGCCAAAAGTACCAATGAGCCATCGGGTAGCGGCGTAAGCGCCATATCGTATTCTCCCATCTCCTCAGAAGTATCCGGTACCTCACGCGCCAGCAGTTGCCAGTCGGTGCTGATATTGGCGGCATTGTTATCCAGCCGCTCGCGGATATCCGGCCGCAGACAGGAAATATGGATATGCAGCTGATTTTGCGTCCGGCCATAGGCGGAATTGATCGCCAGTGACAGAAAACGGTCGCCGATCGCCTTACCCCGCCTCTCGGATAAGAAATGTCTGGCCTGCCAGGCAAGATAAAAGAAATTGGGCGTCGAGGTGGCGAGTAAACGCGGGCTTTCAATACCGCTGATTTTATCGGTGGGCATCAGTAAAAACTGCAGCGGCCCGACAAAATCATCTTTAAGCACCACATAGCCGGCGGCGGTATTGACTTCACTGCACGGCGCCGGATCCCCGCGTTGGAGTTGATTGGGTACGCATTTTTCGCTCACTATCCGCCAGAGAGCGTCGGGGTGTTTCGGCGAAGAAGTCGTGTAATATTGCCACGCGCCGAGTGCCGCAACCAAAATAACAATCACCAGCAGCAGCGCATATTTGATCTATTGCCATGTCATGGATCACCCTCTTCATGTTCTCTACGCCGCATTAAAAAAACGGGCCGCATCCGCCAGGATGACAGCCCGTCATTACCGTTATCTTTACCGGCCGGCCGCTTAGCTGTGCAAATTACAGCGCCCGGTGACGTGTTTCATGCGCCGCCAGTAGTGCCAGTAGTGCCAGTAATGTCAGGCAGGCCATCGTCGCCAGGTAAATGCCCACGTAAAATAATCCGTAATTGGCGGTAAGCCAGACGGCAATGTACGGGGCGACCGATGCGCCGATGATTGACGCCACATTATAGGAAAAAGAGGCGCCGGTATAGCGAACTTCGGTGGGAAACAGTTCCGGCAACAGTGCGCCCATGGGGCCGAACGTGAGGCCCATCAC from Sodalis glossinidius str. 'morsitans' includes these protein-coding regions:
- a CDS encoding CDP-diacylglycerol diphosphatase, which codes for MKYALLLVIVILVAALGAWQYYTTSSPKHPDALWRIVSEKCVPNQLQRGDPAPCSEVNTAAGYVVLKDDFVGPLQFLLMPTDKISGIESPRLLATSTPNFFYLAWQARHFLSERRGKAIGDRFLSLAINSAYGRTQNQLHIHISCLRPDIRERLDNNAANISTDWQLLAREVPDTSEEMGEYDMALTPLPDGSLVLLASQRSLLHRNVGSVEEIQDHSCAILNGH